In Kineosporia sp. NBRC 101731, the following proteins share a genomic window:
- a CDS encoding AMP-binding protein, translated as MSGQPNGSSPEDEHTPAAVQRLQDVLKRTAGVGDGWVLERCDRQGQTVLVAYVVPDHPVSHADLLDRLRGACADLPVPLHLVRMSALPRQAGGEIDTDRLLDVPVIDAGVLRDSEDSARRAGAAAVEARVVDAPAPRIQGLLDLRSPVGAASPGGALTDPGPALVRAPDLPGESGAPLTLTDALRRGAAGPGHVVLAREEGHRTVMSYADLLERATRVAGGLQRAGVGAGDPVLLQEAGHADFLGAFWGCQLAGAIPVPCSAPTALAGGAAGERLEVVWDLLRHPLVISDHADRLPDAMRGVATVLTVSELAAAPVGQVVPIRPDAIAVMLLTSGSTGVPKLVTQTHQAILAMVAGSVAENHLTADDVSVNWFPLDHVVGLLMCHVRDVWLGCVQVHAATELVLEEPLRWIDLLCDHRATTTWAPNFACALVSSRAAEFPGRSWDLSALRSIINGGEMVVAEQVRHFLAVLAPFGLRDDCMVPMWGMSETCSGVTYAHDHTGAATSVVGAVCVGPPVAGLSLRIVAEDGTVLREGQTGDLEVTGSMVTAGYHANEAANHEAFTADGWFRTGDRAQLRDGALTIVGRSKDIILINGNNITASDVEAVVQRCPGVRESFTAAVAHRRDRDATEGLVVFCSPRPGHDASFVRGDVRRRVLEQFGVYPRHVILVRPEEIPKTSIGKIQRSLLAQQLHGGAFADRIDTPAGTERAAEASTLWLAEPTWTPRGITPGASPAATASVLVLAPDQDTAGRLTALLSSHYRRCTAAVLTAELTDGWPGLGPDTSGSWPADRTGPPVLHTRGAWEELLAREVRSELGHVVLVLPSSGTGPIEVPALLDRQTALASMVVDVARSLSAEHRSPEPMRLSVLVPGACAVLDGERPAAELAPLRGLVRSLGAELPALRVRLIDVAPGRERDALPDLTAPAHEVEVAHRSGLRWVPVLAGRRPGPVASPTPLFRAGGGYVVTGGLGGIGFEVSRYLLGLPGVRLLVLGRHLLPGPDAAGAADAEGTDQVSGRVPGQRLEELRRLGDVRYAAVDAGDEAAVRSAVAEAESVWGATISGAVHLAGEMDGRPLARLDRRRLREVLGAKVAPAEVLGRLVGERGGFVLAFSSVNALFGGKDVTGYAAANSYLDAWQLRLQAEGIAAYVVSWSRWRSIGMSAAAEDEELVRARGYRVLSAQEGLQALNEVSLRPAGHTVVGLDPHSPFFLTRVLSEPSGTDRLEVGCDRLPPGSQEFAVPDALGRRVLGRRRSDPTVGRAVAGDAATVSAVAGIWADVLDVADVGRRTGFFDMGAQSLHLPRVQHLLEERLAVRIELADVFQHPTVLALAAHVDRLRGGRAVRAAAGADRPDAADRRAAASGFARLRAARGDQE; from the coding sequence ATGAGCGGACAGCCGAACGGATCGAGTCCCGAGGACGAGCACACCCCGGCTGCGGTTCAGCGGCTGCAGGATGTGCTGAAGCGCACCGCCGGAGTCGGCGACGGATGGGTTCTCGAGCGCTGTGACCGGCAGGGGCAGACGGTTCTCGTCGCCTACGTCGTCCCGGACCACCCGGTCAGCCACGCCGACCTGCTCGACCGTCTTCGAGGTGCCTGCGCCGACCTGCCCGTGCCCCTGCACCTCGTCCGGATGTCGGCCCTGCCCCGGCAGGCAGGGGGTGAGATCGACACCGATCGGTTGCTGGACGTCCCGGTGATCGATGCCGGCGTTCTGCGCGACAGTGAGGACTCGGCCCGCCGGGCCGGGGCAGCCGCGGTGGAGGCCCGGGTCGTGGATGCTCCGGCCCCGCGCATCCAGGGCCTGCTCGATCTGCGCAGCCCGGTCGGCGCGGCCTCGCCCGGGGGTGCACTGACCGATCCGGGGCCTGCGCTCGTGCGGGCCCCCGATCTGCCCGGTGAGTCCGGTGCCCCTCTCACCCTGACCGATGCCCTGCGCCGGGGTGCCGCCGGTCCGGGGCACGTCGTCCTGGCCCGGGAAGAGGGCCACCGGACCGTGATGTCCTACGCCGACTTGCTGGAGCGCGCCACCCGCGTGGCCGGCGGGTTGCAGCGGGCCGGTGTCGGTGCGGGTGACCCGGTCCTGCTCCAGGAGGCCGGTCACGCCGACTTCCTCGGCGCGTTCTGGGGGTGCCAGCTGGCCGGTGCGATCCCCGTCCCCTGCTCGGCTCCCACCGCGCTCGCCGGCGGTGCGGCCGGCGAGCGGCTGGAAGTGGTGTGGGACCTGCTCCGGCATCCGCTGGTGATCAGTGATCACGCCGATCGCCTTCCGGACGCCATGCGGGGTGTCGCAACGGTTCTCACCGTCAGTGAACTGGCCGCGGCGCCCGTGGGACAGGTCGTGCCGATCCGTCCCGATGCGATCGCCGTGATGCTGCTGACGTCCGGAAGTACCGGCGTCCCCAAGCTGGTGACCCAGACCCACCAGGCAATTCTGGCGATGGTGGCCGGATCCGTCGCCGAGAACCACCTCACGGCCGACGACGTCTCCGTCAACTGGTTCCCGCTCGACCATGTCGTCGGCCTGCTGATGTGTCATGTGCGCGACGTCTGGCTCGGATGCGTCCAGGTCCACGCGGCGACCGAACTGGTGCTGGAGGAGCCTTTACGCTGGATCGACCTGCTCTGCGACCATCGCGCCACCACGACCTGGGCGCCCAACTTCGCCTGCGCCCTGGTCAGCTCCCGGGCGGCCGAGTTCCCCGGACGTTCGTGGGACCTGTCGGCGCTGCGCTCGATCATCAACGGCGGCGAGATGGTCGTCGCCGAGCAGGTACGGCACTTCCTCGCGGTTCTCGCCCCGTTCGGGCTGCGCGACGACTGCATGGTCCCGATGTGGGGCATGTCGGAGACCTGCTCGGGAGTCACCTACGCCCACGACCACACCGGGGCCGCCACGTCCGTGGTGGGTGCGGTCTGTGTCGGGCCGCCCGTGGCCGGGCTGTCGCTGCGGATCGTCGCCGAGGACGGCACGGTGCTGCGCGAGGGGCAGACCGGTGACCTGGAGGTGACCGGGTCGATGGTCACCGCCGGGTACCACGCCAACGAGGCGGCGAACCACGAGGCCTTCACCGCGGACGGGTGGTTCCGCACCGGTGACCGGGCGCAGCTGCGCGATGGGGCGCTGACCATCGTCGGCCGGTCCAAGGACATCATCCTGATCAACGGGAACAACATCACCGCCAGCGATGTGGAAGCGGTGGTGCAGCGCTGTCCGGGGGTGCGGGAGAGCTTCACCGCCGCCGTGGCCCACCGCCGGGACCGCGACGCCACCGAGGGTCTGGTCGTCTTCTGCAGCCCGCGCCCCGGGCACGACGCCTCCTTCGTCCGGGGCGATGTGCGCCGTCGTGTCCTGGAACAGTTCGGGGTGTACCCCCGCCACGTCATCCTGGTCCGGCCGGAGGAGATACCCAAGACCTCCATCGGCAAGATCCAGCGCTCCCTGCTGGCCCAGCAGTTGCACGGCGGTGCCTTCGCCGACCGCATCGACACGCCCGCCGGGACGGAACGGGCGGCCGAAGCATCCACCCTGTGGCTGGCCGAGCCGACCTGGACCCCCCGCGGCATCACTCCCGGTGCATCGCCCGCCGCGACTGCGTCCGTGCTGGTGCTCGCCCCGGACCAGGACACGGCCGGCCGACTGACGGCGCTCCTGTCCAGCCACTACCGGCGGTGCACCGCCGCCGTGCTCACCGCGGAACTCACGGACGGGTGGCCCGGCCTCGGGCCGGACACGTCCGGGTCGTGGCCCGCCGACCGGACCGGTCCGCCGGTTCTGCACACGCGGGGTGCCTGGGAGGAGCTCCTGGCCCGGGAGGTCCGCTCGGAGCTCGGCCACGTCGTCCTCGTCCTGCCGTCGTCCGGGACCGGGCCCATCGAGGTGCCGGCCCTCCTGGACCGCCAGACAGCGCTCGCCTCCATGGTCGTCGATGTGGCGAGATCTCTTTCCGCGGAACATCGTTCGCCCGAACCGATGCGACTGAGCGTGCTCGTGCCGGGAGCCTGCGCGGTGCTCGACGGCGAGCGTCCCGCCGCGGAGCTCGCGCCGCTGCGGGGACTCGTGCGAAGCCTGGGGGCCGAACTACCGGCTCTGCGGGTCCGGCTGATCGACGTGGCGCCCGGCCGGGAACGGGACGCGCTGCCGGATCTGACCGCTCCGGCGCACGAGGTCGAGGTCGCCCACCGTTCCGGGCTGCGCTGGGTGCCGGTCCTCGCCGGTCGGCGGCCCGGCCCGGTGGCATCGCCCACCCCCCTGTTCCGCGCCGGTGGCGGGTACGTCGTGACCGGAGGGCTCGGCGGGATCGGGTTCGAGGTGAGCCGGTACCTGCTCGGGTTGCCGGGGGTGCGCCTGCTGGTGCTGGGCCGGCACCTCCTGCCGGGCCCGGATGCGGCGGGTGCGGCAGATGCGGAGGGTACGGACCAGGTCTCCGGTCGCGTTCCGGGGCAGCGTCTGGAGGAGTTGCGGCGGCTCGGTGACGTCCGGTACGCCGCCGTCGACGCCGGCGACGAGGCGGCCGTCCGGTCTGCGGTGGCCGAGGCGGAGAGTGTCTGGGGAGCAACGATCTCCGGCGCCGTGCACCTTGCCGGCGAGATGGACGGCCGACCGCTGGCCCGGCTCGACCGTCGGCGTCTGCGCGAGGTACTGGGCGCCAAGGTGGCACCCGCGGAGGTCCTGGGCCGCCTCGTGGGCGAACGGGGCGGCTTCGTGCTCGCCTTCTCGTCGGTGAACGCCCTGTTCGGGGGGAAGGACGTGACCGGGTACGCGGCCGCGAACAGCTACCTGGACGCCTGGCAGCTCCGTCTTCAGGCGGAAGGGATTGCTGCGTATGTTGTCTCGTGGTCGCGGTGGCGTTCGATCGGGATGAGTGCCGCGGCCGAGGACGAGGAGCTCGTCCGTGCCCGGGGCTACCGGGTGCTGTCGGCACAGGAGGGTTTACAGGCCCTGAACGAGGTGTCGCTGCGACCGGCCGGGCACACGGTGGTAGGTCTCGATCCCCACAGCCCGTTCTTCCTGACCCGGGTGCTGTCCGAACCCTCCGGGACGGACCGCCTCGAGGTGGGGTGCGATCGTCTGCCACCGGGCTCGCAGGAGTTCGCCGTTCCTGACGCCCTCGGACGGCGGGTGCTCGGGCGGCGCAGGTCCGACCCCACCGTCGGCCGGGCGGTGGCCGGTGATGCCGCAACGGTCTCGGCGGTCGCCGGGATCTGGGCGGATGTCCTGGACGTCGCCGACGTAGGACGGCGCACAGGATTTTTCGACATGGGTGCGCAGTCCCTGCACCTGCCCCGGGTTCAGCACCTGCTTGAGGAGCGACTGGCCGTGCGCATCGAGCTGGCCGACGTGTTCCAGCACCCGACCGTGCTCGCACTGGCCGCGCACGTGGACCGTCTTCGCGGGGGCCGGGCCGTGAGGGCAGCGGCCGGGGCTGATCGCCCGGACGCAGCCGACCGGCGTGCGGCGGCGTCCGGTTTCGCACGGTTGCGCGCGGCCCGGGGAGACCAGGAATGA